ggcacaggttggattcaagagagctgtataggggatcagctcccatatatttatgatttgacattactgggtgtgtgagtactccaaattacctttttgctgttatgatgtgaaaatattgttgatgttgcatttcactctacagggtgcattagatttagatagttatagagattatggttaaaattgatattttactctctaagtcgaacgctcactcatgttcaatatttttccaggccacagggggatatttttgaggttaacctgcttttctccctcgcaggtcgtttattaatgtttgtataaacctgttaactcttagaatttccgcacgtgttagaagtatttatttgatttgggtctgcaatataattatcatgttggacctgtaaatgtattattatatgcatgtttgatggactggatgagggagctgagctccctttttttttaatgacattgagtatgtggagggtgagctcagCTCcctaattgattatttattgtgtttacaggtcgggtgagtcaaaaactccccgttgaaaggtccactttatggccagactctgtccggttgaattcttaaaattgggcccaaatgggccttagagttgggttaagaaatagttaggcttactacgggcctcgggggctttaggctggcccaggtcctagtaccggtccggcccataggttgggtcgtgacatgatGTTTACGGTTGATatagttttgatagatgagacgcgagaatgagttaatagaaagctagagctttggagaagtactctagagtcaaagggctttaagttaagtggaataaagacagaatacatgcattgcaagtttagtgaagaccgaactagtgatagggaaggagttagtttagaTAGAGtcgtactgtcccaaagtaatcactttaaatatctcagcttagtccttcaagtagatgggggatgtgaggaggatgttagtcataggattaaagccggatggttgaagtggagaagtgccacgagagttttatgtgatcgcaagattctcaataagttgaaaggaaaattttaccgtacagccatacaaccggccatgttatatggtagtgagtgttggacactgaaagagtcttatgtgtctaagataagagttgcggagatgagaatgttatggtagatgagtggccatactatactagataaagttcataatgagagtattagagaaaaggtatgagtggtgccaattgaggataagttgagaaaagggagattgaggtggtttgatcatgtgaagcgtagacatatagaggctccagttagacaagtagaacacattgggttagaggatagaaagaaaagaaattgtggacctaaactgacttggaaaagagtagtacaacatgatctagaAGTATTATATATTTTCGAATATTTAActgaaaatcgtttagagtggagaaagagaatcaatatagccgacctcaaattttttggataaaaacttagttgagttgaattgagttgagtacatagttttaatttttctattaataactaaattaataatcttATTATATCCAATCATACTAAAtatcaaataaataattaattaagcttaaattaattaaaaatatatattttttatgacttttttaaaaatataatataattttaatataattaaaatctaATCATATATACATACTgtacatttataataatatattatatatactacaatgtacaagtatgaatgaggaatcaaaattttaaattaataaaaatatttttataaatattaataaaacaaatttatatttttttcttttataaattttatttttaaaaattcttttacaatttttttataatttataatttagaattaaaaacttagtgtgtgtctatatatatatatatatatatatatatatatatatatatataattttaattaaaatataagtgattaaatttatatctatattttaattaataatatatttataatatatataataatttataatttaaaaaataaaagtacttactaaatttattaaataattaatacattaaatcaatttccaaattttttgatataaaataatatgataatataaaattttaagataaaactaaaaaattttataataataatatactaaattaacaaaaatttattttaaaaattattctattttttaattttataaaatttttttatattaatttatttacagTTAAcactattttaaattatgaaaaattaaaatagaaatatacaaatcaaattattttaaaaaaataataaaatttaaattaattaaattcaatcggttaatttatatttattattaatttattttaatttttaaatattttaacctatttatgtttttaaaatttattattatattttttattgtattacatttaaatttataattaaattgatattaTATGTTAATAGACATACCTTTCATAAAAATatgattgaataaaaaaaatttttaaattaataaacatttttaattaattaattaattaattattaaaattaatattttaatttaaataattaaatatagtaataatattatataatatacaaaaattaataaaaaattatataaaaaattaaaccaCTATAACAAATATAATAATCTACAACGCACCtttaaaaaaattagtttaataaaataaaattagatttaaaatttttaaaattatgaacgactttaattgattttaacaaattaaaaaaatatatttaatgcttttaatttttaaaaaaaaattaaaaaatgggTAGAAAAGGCCTAGACTTTGGTGGGCGCTCTGTTCTAATATACCAGATCCAAGTTATACAAACTCATACGTCATCTCATACGACCCCACTTCTTGCACGCGTGTCAGAAGTCCATTGGTGAAGTCATCGTGGCAGGCAGGCACCTCTACCCACCTCTACCCTCGCGTAGCCTTGAGAGTTCATCATAAAATCAATTTGGTTTTGGTTTAGTCTCCTCATTCATTCCGATTCCGGACCCTAATTCCACACAGCTCGTAAGTTTGTATCGATTTTGGTTATGATCATAGATCTCAGATTTTTCGAGTTTGTATGATCAAGTTTGATTTTTTTGTATTTGAACTCATTAAGGATTTATTTGGTAGGTTTGATTTGAGATGGGAGGAGGATTCAGAGTTCTGCATCTGGTGAGACCGTTCCTTTCCTTTTTGCCTGAAGTTCAGAGTGCTGATCGGAAGGTTCCTTTTAGAGAGAAGGTCATATATACTGTCATTTCTCTCTTCATCTTTCTTGTGTGCAGTCAGCTTCCACTTTATGGGATACACTCCACAACCGGTGCTGATCCATTTTATTGGATGCGTGTTATTCTTGCATCCAATCGTGGGACTGTCATGGAACTGGGGATTACTCCCATTGTCACTTCTGGATTGGTGATGCAATTGTTGGCTGGTTCTAAGATTATTGAAGTCGATAACAGTGTCCGTGAGGATCGTGCTCTCCTGTAAGTTCTATAATTGTAATTGATTGGTTATTCTGATTCTAGAGCGACAATTGTATGTCTTTGGTTTTTACTTGATATCTGATATCTTCGAGTTCATAAACAAAATATTGGGGGTATTCTTGGTTTTTGAAGTTACCAATGATCTTTATATTCTACCCAAATTAAAGATTTATCCTGCTGTCTAGAACAGTCATTGCCTGGAAGAAAATTTTTGCAATATCTTACGATGCACATTACCAGTTTTGTTTATAGTTTCAGCTATGATTTGCATGAACAttgctttcttttcttttacgAATTGAGGTCCCGCAGTTGTAGGCTTGTAACATTTCTGTTAACTTATGTGTAATATACACTATTCTCCTTTGGCCTATTTTGCAGAAATGGAGCGCAAAAGTTGTTGGGCATTCTGATAGCTGTTGGTGAGGCTGTTGCTTATGTGCTATCCGGGATGTATGGTAGTGTCAGTCAACTTGGGGTTGGAAATGCTATCCTTATTATCATTCAACTTTGCTTTGCTGGAATAATTGTTATCTGCCTTGATGAGCTTCTTCAGAAAGGATATGGCCTTGGTTCTGGAATCTCCCTTTTCATTGCTACCAATATTTGGTAGGCTACATGCTCTTTGTTCCCATTTCTGTTTCCAGGATCAATTATTTGGACAGTGTTGCTGTCCTTAAAATTTTTTTGTCACCGTTATTTTGCCCTTGGCATGCATGCAGTGAAAACATTATATGGAAAGCGTTCAGCCCTACAACCATCAACAGTGGCCGCGGTGCTGAATTTGAAGGTGCTGTTATAGCTTTGTTCCATTTGCTGATCGCCAGGACAGACAAAGTCCGTGCTCTTCGGGAGGCTTTCTATCGGCAGAACCTTCCAAATGTTACCAATTTACTTGCTACGGTCTTGATCTTCCTGATTGTCATCTATTTCCAAGGTTTTCGTGTGGTTTTGCCTGTGAGGTCAAAGAATGCCCGTGGACAACAGGGCTCATATCCAATTAAGCTTTTCTACACCTCTAATATGCCCATTATTCTCCAATCTGCACTTGTTTCCAATCTTTATTTCATCTCTCAGGTATGAGTTATTTTTGTGTTGGGTTGGGGCTTGTTATTATTGTTGCTAAATGCTAATTGCTAAGAGTACAACACACTGCACTTCTATACAGTTGTTGTACAGGAGGTACAGTGAAAATTTCTTTGTCAATCTGTTGGGGAAGTGGAAGGAATCTGAATATTCAGGTGGTCAGTTTGTTCCAGTTGGTGGTTTGGCTTACTATGTCACTGCTCCAGCCAGGTACAGTGGCTTTTGTttccttactttttttttttgaacctcTTGTTTGATAGTTGCCTTGGGGTGTATATCCTGACTTTTTACTTTCTGTCTATGCTTTGTTCTTGCACTTATGCTCTGCTTTATCTGTCATTTTCATCTTTATTGCAGCTTGGCAGATATGGCAGCCAATCCCTTCCATGCTCTGTTCTATCTGGTTTTCATGCTTTCAGCCTGTGCTCTTTTCTCAAAAACTTGGATTGAAGTTTCAGGGTCTTCTGCTCGAGATGTGGCCAAGCAGCTTAAGGTATATCAAGATAGTTTCATCATCTTAAATACATTTGCTTGCTTGCTTGTTTTTTTAACGTTTTTCCAGTTTGTTTGCAAAACAAGTGTTTCTTAACTTGTTCATAGAGTGTATTTGCACATAGGTGCAAGGATTAATCTATCAGATATAGGCATGCTACTTTAGtttttgaaatttgttttgatgaaattaatcCTGTAAGAACAGGTTCTTCAGTTGATTTGAAGAGTTTCTGTTCATCATGGTTAGCCATGGTCTTTTTTGGGTGAAAAAACAGTGGCTATACTGTTGTATACAAATCTTTGACATTGATTAAAATATTTATGCTGGTTCTGCAGGAACAACAAATGGTGATGCCAGGACATCGTGATTCAAATCTTCAGAAGGAACTGAACCGCTACATACCAACAGCAGCTGCCTTTGGAGGAATGTGCATTGGTGCATTGACAGTTCTTGCTGATTTCATGGGAGCAATTGGCTCAGGAACTGGAATATTGCTTGCAGTTACCATTATATATCAGTACTTCGAGACTTTTGAGAAGGAAAGAGCCAGTGAACTTGGCTTCTTTGGCTTTTAAATCCATTAGACTGTTTTAGGTGGCCGTAGGTAGCACTCACAAGGTTCCTGGGTATTCACCCTGTTAACGCAGCACCCCAGGAATAGAGATGATGCCTATTTtagtgacttcattatttcacttCTTTCATTTAGACCTTTATATGTTATAGAATCACTTCCAGGAAAAATGGATAACAATTTTTTGCTAAGATACTGATGCGGATCTCAACTTTTGTTATTCTGTTTAATGCCCTAGTATTTTGGGGGTGAGAATTTGATAGTCCAACTGAGAACCTATCAAAGAAATGCTTTTGCGAATCTGTCTCCAATCAATTATTGGTCATCTTTTGCTTCATTTCTCTGGCTCCTAAAATTTGTATGCAGAGTTGCTAGTGGCGTGTGCATTCTCCAATCAGTTGTTGCATTTCAGTAATTTGCTTAATCTTGTACACTAGGATTTGGTCGCATTCCTGTGTTTTAAGGACTGCTAGTCTATGCTTTATTTACTTGCGAGCCCTATTGGGATATACAATTGCAAACTGCTGTGGGATTATATTTGCTTTCTATTATGACGTTTGCTTTATAACAAAAACAAAGTTCGAAGAAATTACACTTCAGAAAGTTAAAAAGTACAAGCAAAGTTGCCTTTATTGGCTATTTTTAGTACCAAAGACGATGAAATTTACACTGATATCATCAGATAGAGAACATCGTCCAGTGAAGGGGTTGTAAACTAATCCAGCCATTTCTTGAACCTGGGCAAGACCAATTCAAAAACATAAGGACCAAAATTAATGTCATTTAGCAGAGAtaaaagaaatgtgagaaccaAAAACATTCGTCTTACGTTGATTGAAGCACGTCGTAGCATCAGTTCCAGCTCTTCAGGAGTAACGAAACTTGACCATTGATGCGTGCCTTTGGGAAGCTGCATGATAGCTATAATTAGCGACTCTAATGAAGATCCTCTGAAACATGACCAAGCACAAATGCTAAAGCAAATGGTCTTACAGCAATGCTCCAATCCCACGTGAAAAATCATCAAACACAAGAATAAAGGTACAATTAAAGTCTTACCAAATGGAGAAGGTACTCTGCTAAAACAATGGCAATTGCAAATGATCTCAGAGATCGATTAATTGTTGAAATCACAGTAGCTCCACCAGGGTTAGTTAATGCTGCCAGAGTCTTGCAGAATTCGGCAGGATCTTCTACGTGCTCAATTACCTTGAGTGAAAATGCATGAATTTAAAAACAAATTTAATGTATATTAAAACAGGTTTGAAACAAGTTGAAAACATTTGCTGAGCCCCCAATCTTTGTTACTATTAGTATAGCCTGGACATTCTATTTCATCAATCATCACACAAATCTTCATGTGTCAAACCTTAGAAGGTTTCTACACCATCTGAAAGCCAAATTCATAGCTATCCAATATGCTATTCTGTATTATCTACTAACATCATAACTCATTTTCTTCCATTTGCTTAACAGTCATCACCCTGCTTGTAGGGGTGTATGCAAGCTGAGCCGAGTTTTAAACAGCTTAGACTGACAAgcttggctcattaaattttgagCTCAACTCAAGTTCAGATTTGAAACTAGAGCTTAGCTCATTTAGATATTTAGATTTAATTAGACTCGAGCTTGGCTGGCATTTAACTTGTTTATCAAACTTGTGTTAGCTATTTTAGATATAATTAGGTTCAAGTTCAGCTTACATTAACTTGTTTATTAAGCTTGTGAGCCTGAGCTAGAGCTTGAACTTGGGCACATCAAGCTAATTAGCTAAATTACTTCAAAAAATTGTAAGTTTTACTAATTATTATCTAAAACACATTTAATGATAGATTCAataaatcataataattaaatt
The sequence above is a segment of the Hevea brasiliensis isolate MT/VB/25A 57/8 chromosome 11, ASM3005281v1, whole genome shotgun sequence genome. Coding sequences within it:
- the LOC110659740 gene encoding uncharacterized protein LOC110659740; protein product: MGGGFRVLHLVRPFLSFLPEVQSADRKVPFREKVIYTVISLFIFLVCSQLPLYGIHSTTGADPFYWMRVILASNRGTVMELGITPIVTSGLVMQLLAGSKIIEVDNSVREDRALLNGAQKLLGILIAVGEAVAYVLSGMYGSVSQLGVGNAILIIIQLCFAGIIVICLDELLQKGYGLGSGISLFIATNICENIIWKAFSPTTINSGRGAEFEGAVIALFHLLIARTDKVRALREAFYRQNLPNVTNLLATVLIFLIVIYFQGFRVVLPVRSKNARGQQGSYPIKLFYTSNMPIILQSALVSNLYFISQLLYRRYSENFFVNLLGKWKESEYSGGQFVPVGGLAYYVTAPASLADMAANPFHALFYLVFMLSACALFSKTWIEVSGSSARDVAKQLKEQQMVMPGHRDSNLQKELNRYIPTAAAFGGMCIGALTVLADFMGAIGSGTGILLAVTIIYQYFETFEKERASELGFFGF